The Niastella koreensis GR20-10 genome includes a window with the following:
- a CDS encoding fatty acid desaturase family protein has product MEKVTKPRYAKNGDEAIFSQLRQDVSILVQQLEPKRRGSILLKAVFFPAIYLFTYTTMLVAGNQPGIFYTGYFLLGVFLVMIFLNIIHDAVHNSIFPNKKLNKGYVYLFDLMGANSFVWRQRHIRFHHNYPNVNGWDTDIEQSNLARIFPTGNALPIHRYQHIYLPLLYPLYLFNWLLVRDFKDFFNKKKTIWKLVTIPRGEYVKLFVFKAFFLFYLIVLPKLVLDVSWLQVVTGFTIMLLTASVFSLMVLLSPHANTSSEFPLPDEANSLPHHWMMHMLSTTNDVTNDNWFIRFFMGCFNYHVAHHLFPNVNHIYYPEVTGLLKKYAEKYDLPYRQYSLGDSLGKHYRLLKTNGVTEDIFEETM; this is encoded by the coding sequence ATGGAAAAGGTAACCAAACCACGCTATGCGAAGAATGGCGATGAAGCCATTTTTTCCCAATTGCGTCAGGATGTAAGTATTCTTGTTCAGCAATTGGAACCAAAACGACGGGGCAGCATTTTATTGAAAGCTGTATTCTTCCCCGCCATTTATCTTTTTACCTATACAACCATGCTGGTGGCCGGTAACCAGCCCGGTATTTTTTACACCGGTTATTTCCTGCTGGGTGTTTTCCTCGTGATGATATTTTTGAATATCATTCATGATGCGGTACATAACAGTATTTTTCCCAACAAAAAATTAAATAAGGGGTATGTGTACCTGTTCGACCTGATGGGTGCGAATAGCTTTGTATGGCGGCAACGGCATATTCGTTTTCATCACAATTATCCAAATGTGAATGGCTGGGATACGGATATCGAGCAGAGTAACCTGGCCCGTATTTTCCCTACTGGAAATGCCTTGCCTATTCACCGGTACCAGCATATTTATCTGCCTTTGCTGTATCCGTTATACCTGTTCAACTGGTTGCTGGTACGGGATTTTAAAGACTTCTTTAATAAGAAGAAAACCATCTGGAAACTGGTCACAATCCCCAGGGGTGAATATGTAAAGCTGTTTGTATTCAAGGCGTTCTTTTTATTTTACCTGATCGTATTGCCCAAATTGGTGTTGGATGTAAGCTGGTTGCAGGTAGTAACCGGGTTCACTATAATGCTGCTTACGGCCAGTGTATTTTCATTAATGGTGCTGTTAAGTCCGCATGCCAATACCAGTTCGGAGTTTCCATTACCCGATGAGGCGAACAGTTTGCCGCATCACTGGATGATGCACATGCTGAGCACTACCAATGACGTTACGAATGATAACTGGTTCATCCGGTTTTTTATGGGATGTTTTAATTATCATGTGGCACATCATTTGTTCCCGAACGTTAATCACATTTATTACCCCGAGGTGACTGGATTGTTAAAGAAATATGCAGAAAAATACGATCTGCCTTACCGGCAGTATTCTCTCGGGGATTCATTAGGCAAACATTATCGGTTGTTGAAAACGAATGGTGTAACAGAGGATATTTTTGAAGAAACTATGTAA
- a CDS encoding sterol desaturase family protein: protein MKFEKIHNKGQARLFQNQYLEMLTKTHPLVIWGMYVPVIIYLLYFSNDRYGFTPLRITLTFIGALLFWTLFEYIAHRFLYHWVSESPRVQKFVYTMHGNHHHYPRDRQRLFLPPVPSLIMASAIFGLMFLVMRENVFMFFPGFILGYLLYGSMHYAIHAWNPPFKWMKPLWRNHHLHHYKDENKGYGVSTTIWDRVFGTMFDLKKEKEDKEKVRDLMFKN, encoded by the coding sequence ATGAAATTTGAGAAGATACATAATAAAGGACAGGCACGGCTGTTTCAGAACCAGTACCTTGAAATGCTCACCAAAACACACCCGCTGGTTATTTGGGGTATGTATGTACCGGTGATCATTTACTTGCTCTATTTCAGCAATGACAGATATGGCTTTACTCCGTTGCGCATTACCCTTACATTTATCGGGGCCCTGCTTTTCTGGACCCTGTTTGAGTATATAGCACACCGCTTTTTGTACCACTGGGTGAGCGAAAGCCCGCGGGTGCAAAAGTTTGTGTATACCATGCATGGTAATCACCACCATTACCCGCGCGACAGACAGCGGCTTTTCCTGCCGCCGGTACCCAGTCTTATTATGGCCTCGGCCATTTTCGGGCTGATGTTTCTGGTAATGCGTGAAAACGTGTTTATGTTCTTCCCGGGCTTTATTTTAGGATACCTGTTATATGGCAGTATGCACTATGCCATTCACGCCTGGAATCCGCCATTTAAGTGGATGAAACCTTTGTGGCGCAACCACCACCTGCATCATTACAAGGACGAGAATAAAGGCTACGGCGTTAGCACCACTATCTGGGACCGGGTGTTCGGTACCATGTTCGATCTGAAGAAGGAAAAAGAGGATAAAGAGAAGGTGAGAGATTTGATGTTCAAAAATTGA
- a CDS encoding glycoside hydrolase family 9 protein, giving the protein MMKCTPAILIALLLITIGFTVTAQTQNSWVRINLLGYKPVSPKVAVWCSKEKNAVTGFSIIDVASGKPVFTGKAGKAYGAYGPFTQTARLNFTAFTKPGRYMIKAGEATSPEFTIGDDVYKGAANFCLRYMRQQRSGFNPFLKDSCHTHDGYTLYGPMPDSTHINVSGGWHDASDYLQYVTTSANATWHLLAAARDFPNAFGDEHLANGLPGKNNQSDVLDEARWGLNWLLKMHPQKDWLFNQIADDRDHHGMRLPKEDSFYGLGFERPVYFCTATPQGFGKYKNRSTGLASTAGKFASAFALGAQLFQDTLLQNRALSAWALGVDKPGVCQTAPGRSPYFYEEDNWTDDMELAGASIAALHAANNKYLAAAQTYAKGETITPWLGTDTARHYQWYPFINIGHYELAKLLTGKERAALIGYYKQGIERVWQKARQNAFYRGVPFIWCSNNLTTSFAIQCYWYRQLSGDATYIELEQACFDWLLGCNPWGTSMVYGLPAGGDTPSDPHSAFSHIGHYPIDGGLVDGPVYGSIYKSLIGITLNEPDEYAAFQSDLVVYHDDYGDYSTNEPTMDGTASLVYLLAAKEIGKPGNFKGTVTHDHGAITRGNTSKKQLALVFTGDEYGDGAAYIARFLQQQNSKASFFFTGRFYRNTANKQVIAQLRKQGNYLGPHSDQHLLYCDWNQRDSLLVTHEQFSNDLANNYKAMAAYGINKKDAAYFLPPYEWYNDSIAAWAKQQQIQLVNYTPGTCSNADYTTPDMKNFRSSAAILDSIINYEQRSLTGLNGFILLVHIGTHPARTDKFYYQLPALLNYLRKRKYTLTTVSNLLQ; this is encoded by the coding sequence ATGATGAAGTGTACACCTGCCATTCTTATTGCTTTACTGTTAATTACCATTGGCTTTACCGTTACCGCACAAACACAAAACAGCTGGGTGCGCATTAATTTATTAGGTTACAAACCCGTGAGCCCTAAGGTAGCGGTGTGGTGCAGCAAGGAGAAAAATGCTGTTACCGGGTTTTCTATAATTGACGTAGCCAGCGGCAAACCGGTTTTTACCGGGAAAGCTGGTAAGGCTTACGGCGCATACGGACCGTTCACTCAAACGGCCCGGTTGAATTTTACCGCCTTCACAAAACCGGGCCGGTATATGATAAAAGCAGGAGAAGCTACATCGCCTGAATTTACCATTGGCGACGATGTATATAAAGGCGCGGCCAATTTCTGTTTACGCTATATGCGGCAGCAGCGCAGTGGGTTTAATCCGTTTTTGAAAGACAGCTGTCATACGCACGATGGCTATACGCTGTATGGTCCCATGCCCGATAGTACGCATATAAATGTAAGCGGTGGCTGGCACGATGCCTCCGATTACCTGCAATACGTAACCACCTCCGCCAATGCCACCTGGCATTTGCTGGCGGCTGCGCGCGATTTTCCCAACGCTTTTGGTGATGAGCATTTAGCAAATGGATTGCCGGGGAAAAATAATCAGAGCGATGTCCTGGATGAAGCCCGCTGGGGGCTGAACTGGTTGTTAAAAATGCATCCGCAAAAGGACTGGCTTTTTAACCAGATTGCCGACGACCGCGATCATCATGGAATGCGGTTGCCCAAAGAAGATAGTTTTTATGGCCTTGGCTTTGAACGGCCTGTATATTTTTGTACAGCTACCCCACAGGGTTTTGGCAAGTATAAAAACCGCTCAACCGGGCTGGCTTCCACGGCTGGCAAGTTTGCCAGTGCGTTTGCATTGGGGGCACAGCTATTCCAGGATACGTTGTTACAAAACCGGGCCTTATCGGCCTGGGCTTTGGGAGTAGATAAACCGGGCGTTTGCCAAACCGCACCGGGGCGCTCGCCTTATTTTTATGAAGAAGATAACTGGACGGATGATATGGAACTGGCCGGTGCTTCTATTGCTGCTTTACACGCTGCCAATAATAAATATTTAGCAGCTGCCCAAACTTACGCCAAAGGCGAAACCATAACGCCCTGGCTGGGAACAGATACTGCCCGGCATTACCAGTGGTACCCTTTTATTAATATCGGGCATTATGAACTGGCAAAATTGTTAACCGGTAAGGAACGCGCCGCGTTGATTGGTTACTATAAACAGGGTATTGAACGGGTTTGGCAAAAGGCCCGGCAAAATGCCTTTTACCGGGGTGTGCCCTTTATCTGGTGCAGTAACAACCTCACTACTTCCTTTGCCATTCAATGTTACTGGTACCGCCAGTTGAGTGGTGATGCTACTTATATCGAACTGGAGCAGGCCTGTTTTGACTGGTTGCTGGGTTGCAACCCCTGGGGCACCAGTATGGTGTATGGCCTGCCTGCCGGTGGTGATACCCCCTCAGACCCGCATTCGGCCTTTTCCCATATTGGTCATTACCCCATCGATGGTGGACTGGTTGACGGGCCGGTGTATGGTTCAATTTATAAAAGTCTTATTGGCATTACCCTGAATGAACCTGATGAATATGCCGCTTTCCAGAGCGACCTGGTAGTGTATCATGATGATTATGGCGACTATAGTACCAACGAACCAACTATGGATGGAACGGCTTCTCTGGTTTATTTACTGGCCGCCAAAGAAATTGGGAAACCCGGCAACTTTAAGGGAACTGTTACACACGACCACGGCGCCATCACCAGGGGTAACACCAGTAAAAAACAACTGGCCCTTGTTTTTACCGGCGACGAGTATGGCGATGGCGCTGCTTATATTGCCCGTTTTCTGCAACAACAAAATAGTAAGGCATCCTTCTTCTTTACCGGGCGGTTTTATCGCAATACTGCCAATAAACAGGTTATAGCGCAGTTGCGAAAACAGGGCAATTACCTGGGGCCTCACTCAGACCAACACCTGTTATATTGCGATTGGAACCAACGTGACAGTTTGCTTGTCACACATGAACAATTTAGCAATGACCTGGCGAACAATTATAAAGCAATGGCTGCGTATGGAATCAATAAAAAAGATGCAGCATATTTTCTGCCGCCTTATGAGTGGTACAATGATTCTATCGCCGCCTGGGCCAAACAACAGCAAATACAACTGGTGAATTATACGCCGGGTACCTGCAGCAATGCAGATTATACCACACCCGATATGAAGAATTTCCGCAGTAGTGCGGCAATATTAGATTCAATTATTAACTATGAACAGCGAAGCCTCACTGGGTTAAATGGCTTTATACTACTTGTACACATTGGTACGCATCCAGCACGAACTGATAAATTCTATTACCAGCTACCTGCATTGCTCAATTATCTCCGTAAACGAAAATATACCTTGACCACCGTCAGTAATTTATTACAATAG
- a CDS encoding serine hydrolase — MKQLVVLTVLLATVGVARAQSKTDKWLEKLIREQASPFLKEVLNQPDTFHYQLIYTKIDRDKNNRPHFTNYYFRVNRDEYFNPASMVKLPTALLALEKINTLSKYSISKNTTMLTDSAFSRQTIVRYDSSAVNYLPSVAQYVKKVFLVSDNDAYNRLYEFVGQQQLNERLWQMGYKDTRITRRFVTMDENENRHTNPIRFMQGDSLLYKQMPLYNPDPFDFHKKILIGKAHYNRYDSLIKEPFDFTTHNNFPLEDMQQVMQAALFPEVTPAKKQFHLQPDDYTFLHRYMSELPSESDHPRYDTAEFFDSYTKFFMFKAWRSKIPPYMRVFNKTGWSYGFLTDVAYIVDFKNKIEFMVSGNIYVNSDGILNDDKYEYEETGYPFFKEVGNIIYQYELNRKRKYSPNLSAFQFDYRN, encoded by the coding sequence ATGAAACAATTGGTGGTATTAACGGTCTTATTAGCAACGGTTGGCGTAGCCCGGGCGCAAAGCAAAACGGATAAGTGGCTCGAAAAGCTGATCCGTGAACAGGCTTCGCCCTTTTTAAAAGAGGTGTTGAACCAACCCGATACGTTTCATTACCAGCTTATCTATACAAAAATTGACCGGGATAAAAATAACAGGCCGCATTTTACCAATTACTATTTCCGCGTGAACCGCGATGAATACTTTAACCCCGCTTCGATGGTTAAACTGCCTACCGCTTTGCTGGCCCTGGAAAAGATCAATACTTTAAGTAAGTATAGCATTTCAAAAAATACCACCATGCTTACTGATAGCGCCTTCAGCCGCCAGACAATAGTAAGATATGACAGCAGCGCTGTGAACTACCTGCCATCTGTAGCTCAATATGTAAAAAAGGTTTTCCTCGTGAGCGATAATGATGCCTATAACCGTTTATATGAATTTGTTGGCCAGCAGCAATTAAATGAACGCCTGTGGCAAATGGGCTATAAAGACACGCGTATTACCCGCCGCTTTGTGACCATGGACGAAAATGAGAACCGCCATACCAACCCCATCCGGTTTATGCAGGGCGATAGTTTGTTGTATAAGCAAATGCCGTTGTACAATCCTGACCCGTTCGACTTTCATAAGAAAATATTGATTGGCAAGGCGCATTATAACCGGTATGATAGTTTAATAAAAGAGCCTTTCGATTTTACCACGCATAATAATTTCCCCCTGGAAGATATGCAGCAGGTAATGCAGGCTGCCTTGTTTCCTGAAGTAACACCTGCTAAAAAACAGTTTCACCTGCAACCCGATGATTATACCTTCCTGCACCGCTATATGAGCGAGCTGCCATCGGAAAGCGATCACCCACGTTATGACACCGCTGAGTTTTTCGACAGCTATACCAAATTCTTTATGTTCAAGGCCTGGCGCAGCAAGATCCCGCCGTATATGCGGGTGTTTAATAAAACAGGCTGGTCGTATGGCTTTTTAACCGATGTGGCCTACATCGTGGATTTTAAAAATAAGATCGAGTTTATGGTTAGCGGCAATATTTATGTAAACAGCGATGGCATATTGAATGACGATAAATATGAGTATGAAGAAACCGGTTATCCTTTTTTTAAGGAAGTGGGAAATATTATTTATCAATATGAACTGAACCGGAAAAGAAAATATTCGCCCAACCTGAGTGCCTTTCAGTTTGATTACCGCAATTGA